Proteins from a genomic interval of Arvicola amphibius chromosome 10, mArvAmp1.2, whole genome shotgun sequence:
- the LOC119824442 gene encoding zinc finger protein OZF-like isoform X2: MKVHLELHRAIKPYECKPCMKSINLPSQRNKQREYYSSVKPYEWKECQKAFCYKSTLTGHQRTRTRLKIYQCTECRKAFPSKSELTVHHRIHTGEKPHECEECGKAFYRKSTLTVHQKTHRGEKPYECKECWKAFYYKSTLTEHQRIHTGEKPYVCKDCGKAFFYKSNLTRHHRTHTGEKPYECEECRKGFSSKSELTSHHRTHTGEKPYQCEECGKAFYCKSTLRVHQKIHTGEKPYECKECQKSFYYKSTLTEHQRTHTGEKPYECKDCGKAFFYKSQLTRHHRIHTGEKPYECEECRKAFSSKSELTAHHRTHTGEKPYECKECGKCFCRKSHLTLHHRIHTGEKPYECKDCRKAFFCKSGLARHLGTHTHDTNTKNREKHFSATHMSANIRNVIQLRNPVSIRNEEKLSAVNQSSHHTMDFLQLRSPIDMHNAGKLTFVTHASLSMNELR, from the coding sequence ATGAAGGTTCACTTGGAACTTCATCGAGCTAtaaagccctatgaatgtaaacCATGTATGAAATCGATTAACCTGCCATCACAGCGCAACAAGCAGCGTGAATATTACTCAAGTGTGAAACCCTACGAATGGAAGGAATGTCAGAAAGCTTTCTGTTATAAGTCAACGCTCACTGGACATCAGAGAACTCGTACAAGATTGAAGATCTATCAGTGTACAGAATGCAGGAAAGCTTTTCCCTCCAAATCAGAACTCACTGTACATCATAGAattcatactggtgagaaacctcATGAATGTGAAGAATGTGGCAAAGCTTTCTATCGTAAGTCAACCCTTACTGTACATCAGAAAACTCATAGAGgtgagaaaccttatgaatgcaAAGAGTGCTGGAAAGCTTTCTATTATAAGTCAACCCTCACTGAACATCAGCGAATTCATACAGGTGAGAAGCCTTATGTATGTAAAGACTGTGGCAAAGCTTTCTTCTACAAGTCAAACTTAACTCGCCATCATAGAACCCATACAGGTGAGAAGCCTTATGAATGTGAAGAGTGTAGGAAAGGTTTCTCCTCCAAGTCAGAGCTCACTTCACATCATAGAACTCATACAGGTGAGAAGCCCTATCAGTGTGAagaatgtggtaaagctttttACTGCAAGTCAACCCTCCGTGTACATCAAAAAATTCATACAGGTGAAAAGCCTTATGAGTGTAAAGAATGTCAGAAATCTTTCTATTATAAGTCAACCCTGACTGAACATCAGAGAACTCACACGGgcgagaagccctatgaatgtaaagaCTGTGGCAAAGCTTTCTTCTACAAGTCACAGTTAACTCGCCATCATAGAATCCATACAGGTGAGAAGCCTTATGAATGTGAAGAGTGCAGGAAAGCTTTTTCCTCCAAGTCAGAGCTCACTGCCCATCATAGAACTCACACTGgtgagaagccctatgaatgtaaagaATGTGGCAAATGTTTCTGTCGCAAGTCACATTTAACTCTACATCATAGAATCCATACAggggagaagccctatgaatgtaaagaTTGTAGAAAAGCTTTTTTCTGCAAGTCGGGACTTGCCCGACATCTGGGAACTCATACACATGACACTAatacaaagaacagagaaaagcatTTTTCTGCAACTCACATGTCAGCCAACATCAGAAATGTCATACAATTAAGAAACCCTGTGAGtataaggaatgaagaaaaactcTCTGCTGTAAATCAGTCCTCACACCATACCATGGATTTCTTACAGTTGAGAAGTCCTATCGATATGCATAATGCAGGAAAACTTACCTTTGTAACTCATGCCTCACTCAGTATGAATGAACTCAGATGA